The nucleotide window CACAACCATAGCCTTCCCGCATATCGGGCAGAGGGGAGCTGAATCTGGCAAATCAGCCTGCTCCGGCTGAATTGCCTTTTTATTTTCCCTGAAAGCAAACCGCTTTGATGCAAGCTGTTCGCTGTAACCACCTTCTTCCACAAAGCTTTTTTCCAGCGCTGAGATCTGCTGATCAAGCAAATAATTCGCCTGATTGATCAGGCAGATGATGGCATTGGCACGTATGGCAGGGTCATCATGTTCAAGCCATTTTGCATAAAGCTGCCATCGCGCCTGATCGGTCAGACCAGTCAGGTTAGTTTGATCTGACTGATCTTTTTTATATTTTACCGGCACCCCGCGTACAGCCATCGCCTCCGCTGAATCAGGCACCCATAATGCCATACGCCGGTGCCTCAGAAAATCCTCAAAGTCGAGCAGCAGCTCTTCAAGGCTTGCCCGCGCCACATTGAGCAGGCGTAATTCTGTTTGTGAAGAGGTGGCCGCTGCCCTGCTCCCCTCTGCAATATTCTGGCGGCCAGAACGTGCCGCCTGGATCATCTGGTCTGTCATACGGTTAAACTGATTAATGAACTTCTCACAAAACCAGTATGTAGCATCATAGATAATCGTTGCCGTCTGAAAACTTGCAGTTGACCTGTAACCTCCACTTGGCTTGATCCTGGGCATGAAAAGCCTCCTTTTATAGTTTTCTACTTACTGAACAAATCAGAATGGCTTCCTGTGCGCTCAAATATTATTTGTGCATCTTTTATTTTATAACCGAACGCTAGAAATTTAGCATAATTGGGGGACATTTTCAAACATGGTTTAATTTTTCATTTATTATCAAGAATCAACAACATAGATTTAGCTGAATGCTGATTGCTTACTGCTAATAGCTCATCTGTTAATTGA belongs to Desulfatiglans sp. and includes:
- a CDS encoding four helix bundle protein, translated to MPRIKPSGGYRSTASFQTATIIYDATYWFCEKFINQFNRMTDQMIQAARSGRQNIAEGSRAAATSSQTELRLLNVARASLEELLLDFEDFLRHRRMALWVPDSAEAMAVRGVPVKYKKDQSDQTNLTGLTDQARWQLYAKWLEHDDPAIRANAIICLINQANYLLDQQISALEKSFVEEGGYSEQLASKRFAFRENKKAIQPEQADLPDSAPLCPICGKAMVVRTAKSGKNAGNRFWGCSDYPDCKGVVKL